Proteins from a single region of Limibacter armeniacum:
- a CDS encoding two-component regulator propeller domain-containing protein has product MNRIDYKHFLAFSLCFYMCVLSTFVCAETQKPWHFISFDNNSPNRPISAFEEDHMGYLWIGTFGSGLYRFDGVSYERLSFDWQDSTSINSNFIHNVFEDKSNRLWVGTEKGLNLYDSRLRKFDRLKFFDGHPVSSITEIEDGKLLVGTHSLGLVLLDPQSRQVEKVNTLPAHLQIFEMTDGQHGQVFLATNLGLFCYHKGQAFKVKGSDLLSMPMESVYLDKSGKLWIGTTGKGMLCANISRVSGDIYEVVHYPLTNARVMDIAETEAEGVWFATENDGIFVMENDTRTVTHLKKDGKNKTSLESNSIWALHAMDDSRVWLGYYEYGIGLYAPDYYKFESIEQNASDPNSLAASSVNGLVMQHDSILWVGMDGGGIDKYLISENRFIHANAQHQQCFSGLTNNAVQGLMMDTKGNLWVGCWDGGIFMLPKGSNRFANFRTDSGNGQLLSNKVIGFDEDKEGNIWIATFKGGVHKYHAQDKTITHLEGEDFKKYGLENADIRKVLVDNKGNIWIGATHGLFTLTEKEGNFSITPFNQLEKYGKLHPGFNNILSLFEDKSGNIWIGTDGAGLYSFNPDKGKLQRFTRNEGLRQETICALTEDSKGRIWITGKSGISVWNPSTGSFRNFSKNEGLLSNSFNYNAVVATSGSDKIYFGSLKGINALDISEEHAVGQKKVKTYLKNLRIFNKVVLPEQKNSPLDKDISKAKEIRLSYDQTTFTLDFTGIDFGNPELIEFAYYLEGPEKQWNYVGNQRSATYTSLKRGNYTFHLKAANSEWEWSEEVTLKIVILPPWYQSNWAIGLYVIAFLLGLGLLSQLIKMRHKEKEELRFERMRFRQQEELTQKKLQFFTNISHEFRTPLTLIVNPLKSMMEQERFSPDVMQKHNTIYRNAHRLKRLIDELLDFRKLNANNMKLKAAETDAKMIVSEVVDYFAEEARSRNIALEVVHDEQDYRAVLDASMVEKILFNLLSNAFKLTKEGGKIRVQLDTEQVNNGAKHLKLSVSDTGPGIAEDQLERIFERFYQLEQQHYYGGTGIGLEVVKHFVELHNGKVEVESELGKGTTFHLYFPLELTLKDKPFLEESVLESGKVTKEKQSAQLPDECQDNAQKLPVLLLVEDNYELRNYLKSELQNSYRLYTANNGREGLEKALSIQPDLIVTDVMMPEMDGFELCEKIKADIKTCHIPLLMLTAKSALDDKVRGIDTGADAYISKPFDIGLLRAHLRQLQTSRQVLFEKFFGGFGATKEMENTTSLDKDFLQKVVSIIHKHIKDPDLTVEMLADESSLSRSQLYRKVKALTGISATEFIRRVRLEEARKLIQAGNGSISDICYIVGFSSPSYFTKCYKSYFGVSPKQDVKNDVEA; this is encoded by the coding sequence ATGAACAGAATTGACTATAAGCACTTTTTAGCATTCTCATTGTGCTTTTACATGTGTGTGTTATCAACTTTTGTGTGTGCTGAAACCCAAAAACCTTGGCATTTTATCTCCTTTGATAACAACTCACCCAACAGGCCTATCAGTGCTTTTGAGGAAGACCATATGGGCTACCTCTGGATTGGAACATTCGGGAGTGGCCTTTACCGCTTCGATGGTGTTTCCTATGAGCGCCTTTCTTTTGACTGGCAGGATTCCACCTCTATCAACAGCAACTTTATCCACAATGTATTTGAGGACAAGAGTAACCGTTTGTGGGTCGGAACGGAAAAAGGATTAAACCTTTATGACAGCAGACTCAGAAAATTCGATCGGTTGAAGTTTTTTGACGGACATCCCGTTTCAAGCATTACTGAGATCGAAGACGGCAAACTGCTGGTAGGTACCCATTCTCTTGGACTGGTTTTACTGGATCCACAGTCGAGGCAGGTGGAAAAAGTCAATACACTTCCAGCGCATCTTCAGATATTTGAAATGACAGATGGGCAACATGGGCAGGTTTTTCTGGCAACGAATCTGGGACTTTTCTGCTATCATAAAGGGCAGGCTTTCAAAGTAAAAGGCAGTGATCTCCTTTCTATGCCAATGGAATCCGTTTACCTTGACAAAAGTGGAAAACTTTGGATTGGGACTACAGGTAAAGGAATGCTTTGTGCCAATATCTCAAGGGTTTCGGGTGATATTTATGAGGTAGTACATTATCCATTGACCAATGCAAGGGTGATGGATATCGCAGAGACAGAAGCGGAAGGGGTATGGTTTGCAACAGAGAACGATGGCATTTTTGTGATGGAAAACGATACCCGAACCGTCACACACCTCAAGAAGGACGGAAAAAACAAAACCTCCTTGGAGTCCAATTCAATCTGGGCTTTGCATGCCATGGATGACAGCCGTGTATGGTTGGGTTATTATGAATATGGAATTGGACTATATGCCCCAGACTATTACAAATTTGAGTCTATAGAGCAGAATGCCAGCGACCCGAATTCATTGGCGGCATCGTCTGTCAATGGGTTGGTTATGCAGCATGACAGCATACTTTGGGTCGGCATGGATGGCGGAGGTATAGATAAGTACCTGATCAGTGAAAACCGTTTTATTCATGCCAATGCACAGCACCAACAATGTTTTTCAGGCTTAACCAACAATGCTGTTCAGGGACTGATGATGGATACAAAGGGAAACCTTTGGGTTGGCTGCTGGGATGGAGGCATTTTTATGTTGCCAAAAGGAAGTAACAGGTTTGCCAATTTCAGGACCGACTCAGGAAATGGACAACTGCTTTCCAATAAGGTAATCGGTTTTGATGAAGATAAAGAAGGCAATATTTGGATAGCGACCTTCAAAGGAGGGGTACATAAGTACCATGCACAAGACAAGACAATCACACATCTGGAAGGGGAAGACTTTAAAAAATATGGTCTGGAAAATGCCGATATCAGAAAAGTGCTTGTTGATAATAAAGGTAATATCTGGATTGGTGCAACCCATGGTCTGTTCACGCTGACTGAAAAGGAAGGCAATTTCAGTATTACACCATTCAATCAGCTTGAAAAATACGGGAAACTTCACCCCGGATTCAATAATATACTCTCGCTGTTTGAGGACAAGTCAGGAAATATCTGGATTGGTACTGATGGAGCAGGACTTTACAGTTTTAATCCAGATAAAGGCAAGCTTCAGCGATTTACGAGAAATGAAGGTTTAAGGCAGGAAACGATTTGTGCGTTGACGGAAGATAGCAAAGGACGCATCTGGATTACAGGTAAGTCAGGCATTTCAGTCTGGAATCCGAGCACAGGATCGTTCAGGAATTTCTCCAAGAATGAGGGATTGCTTTCCAACAGCTTCAATTACAATGCAGTGGTGGCTACTTCCGGTTCTGACAAAATTTACTTTGGAAGTTTGAAAGGCATCAACGCATTGGATATAAGTGAGGAGCATGCTGTTGGGCAGAAAAAGGTCAAGACGTATTTGAAGAACCTGCGCATCTTCAACAAGGTAGTCTTGCCGGAGCAGAAAAATTCACCTTTGGATAAGGATATTTCGAAAGCCAAGGAAATAAGATTGTCCTATGACCAGACCACCTTTACGCTTGATTTTACGGGAATTGATTTCGGAAACCCTGAACTGATAGAGTTCGCTTATTATCTGGAAGGTCCTGAAAAACAATGGAACTATGTAGGCAATCAACGCAGTGCTACATATACTTCATTGAAAAGAGGAAACTATACCTTCCATCTGAAAGCGGCCAACAGTGAGTGGGAATGGTCAGAGGAAGTAACCTTAAAAATCGTCATTCTGCCACCTTGGTACCAAAGCAATTGGGCAATTGGCTTGTACGTCATTGCATTCCTGTTAGGGTTGGGTTTGTTATCTCAGCTGATTAAGATGAGACATAAGGAGAAAGAGGAATTGCGTTTTGAACGGATGCGATTCAGACAGCAGGAAGAACTGACCCAGAAGAAACTACAGTTCTTTACCAATATCTCGCATGAGTTCAGGACACCACTTACGCTGATCGTCAATCCATTGAAAAGCATGATGGAGCAGGAGCGTTTTTCTCCTGATGTGATGCAGAAACACAATACGATTTACAGGAATGCGCACCGTCTGAAGCGGCTGATTGATGAGTTGCTCGATTTCCGAAAGCTGAATGCCAACAATATGAAACTGAAAGCGGCTGAAACAGATGCCAAAATGATCGTATCAGAAGTGGTAGATTATTTTGCCGAAGAAGCAAGGAGCAGGAATATAGCATTGGAAGTAGTACATGATGAGCAGGATTATCGTGCCGTTTTGGATGCTTCCATGGTTGAGAAAATCTTGTTCAATTTGCTTTCCAATGCCTTTAAGTTGACAAAAGAAGGTGGAAAGATTCGGGTTCAGCTCGATACAGAACAGGTAAATAACGGCGCAAAACACCTTAAACTGTCAGTTTCGGATACTGGACCGGGAATAGCAGAAGATCAGCTGGAGCGTATTTTTGAGCGATTCTACCAATTGGAACAGCAACACTATTATGGCGGAACGGGTATTGGTTTGGAAGTGGTCAAGCACTTTGTCGAACTGCACAATGGCAAGGTAGAGGTGGAAAGTGAATTGGGTAAAGGGACAACCTTTCACCTGTATTTCCCTTTGGAATTAACCTTAAAGGACAAGCCATTTTTGGAAGAAAGTGTTTTGGAATCTGGCAAAGTGACCAAGGAAAAACAAAGTGCACAGTTACCGGATGAATGTCAGGACAATGCTCAAAAGCTACCGGTATTACTGTTGGTTGAGGACAATTACGAACTAAGGAATTACCTGAAAAGTGAACTGCAAAACAGTTATAGGCTTTATACAGCCAATAATGGAAGAGAAGGACTGGAGAAAGCTCTAAGCATTCAGCCTGACCTGATTGTGACGGATGTGATGATGCCGGAAATGGATGGTTTTGAGTTATGTGAAAAAATAAAGGCAGACATCAAGACCTGCCATATTCCATTGCTGATGCTGACAGCCAAAAGTGCACTTGACGATAAGGTAAGGGGAATCGATACCGGAGCTGATGCCTATATCAGCAAACCTTTTGACATCGGGTTGTTGCGGGCACACTTGAGACAATTGCAGACAAGCCGTCAAGTGTTGTTTGAAAAGTTTTTCGGCGGATTTGGTGCAACCAAAGAGATGGAGAACACCACCTCGTTGGACAAAGACTTTTTGCAGAAAGTGGTCAGTATTATCCATAAGCATATTAAAGATCCGGACCTGACTGTGGAAATGCTGGCAGATGAGTCAAGCTTGAGTAGAAGCCAGCTGTACAGAAAAGTGAAGGCATTGACTGGAATTTCTGCCACGGAGTTTATCCGAAGAGTCAGGTTGGAAGAAGCCCGAAAACTGATTCAGGCCGGAAATGGCAGTATCAGTGATATATGTTATATCGTAGGATTCTCTTCCCCATCTTACTTTACCAAGTGCTATAAGTCTTACTTTGGAGTTTCTCCTAAGCAGGATGTCAAAAATGATGTGGAGGCATAA
- a CDS encoding PepSY-associated TM helix domain-containing protein: MKQNRLRKFLVDIHLWLGVGSGIILFIVCFTGTVMVYQDEILDLINGDQHTVTVTDGSSKVTIDQLIQKIESEEGKAVTGLSIPSETNEAYTFTLAPNEGERRGKRISVDPYNGEVLPHIDQAGRDFFRVMFRLHRWLLLDSKIGRPIVGVATLIFVVLCLTGLYLWVPINWKSWKQGFKVKTSGNWYRLNYDLHNTLGFYALGLLLVMSLTGLCWSFGWYRDALSVVLGDKVFNRGGGKPTEIALSEDIKPLSMEQLLAKANQTFDYEGNISLRLPNDSNHPVTVMKQPTAWYKPKAYDKLEIHPQTAEIVSVSRFGDKHLGQKISSLIKPLHLGDVYGQVSKFFYFIASLIATSLPITGVIIWIKQLQISKRKKLKKAKQQVTIA, translated from the coding sequence ATGAAACAAAATAGACTCAGAAAATTTTTGGTTGATATACACCTTTGGCTAGGTGTAGGGAGCGGAATCATACTTTTTATTGTCTGCTTTACAGGTACTGTAATGGTCTATCAGGATGAAATTCTTGATCTGATAAATGGTGACCAACATACCGTTACAGTCACTGATGGAAGCAGCAAAGTAACGATTGACCAGTTAATCCAAAAAATTGAATCTGAAGAAGGGAAGGCTGTAACAGGTTTATCCATTCCTTCAGAGACAAATGAAGCATATACCTTTACGTTAGCCCCAAATGAAGGGGAACGTAGAGGAAAAAGAATTTCGGTAGATCCTTATAATGGAGAAGTCTTACCACATATAGATCAGGCAGGTCGTGACTTTTTTAGAGTGATGTTCAGGTTACACAGATGGTTGCTACTTGATTCCAAAATTGGACGCCCAATCGTTGGCGTAGCGACACTGATTTTTGTTGTATTATGCCTAACTGGGCTTTACCTGTGGGTTCCTATAAACTGGAAGAGCTGGAAACAAGGGTTTAAGGTCAAGACATCCGGTAACTGGTACCGTCTCAACTACGACCTACACAATACCCTTGGCTTTTATGCATTGGGGCTTTTGCTTGTTATGTCACTGACTGGCTTGTGCTGGTCATTTGGCTGGTATAGAGATGCTTTAAGTGTTGTTCTGGGAGATAAAGTATTTAACCGTGGAGGAGGCAAACCAACAGAAATTGCGTTAAGTGAGGATATAAAACCACTCTCAATGGAGCAATTGTTGGCTAAAGCAAATCAGACATTTGACTATGAAGGTAATATTTCATTGAGACTACCTAACGATTCCAATCATCCGGTTACTGTTATGAAACAGCCTACTGCATGGTATAAACCAAAGGCTTATGACAAGTTGGAAATACACCCTCAAACTGCTGAAATAGTCTCTGTTTCAAGATTTGGGGATAAACATCTGGGTCAAAAAATCTCTTCGCTGATTAAGCCACTTCACCTTGGTGATGTTTATGGGCAGGTTTCAAAGTTCTTTTACTTTATTGCAAGCCTAATTGCCACTTCACTACCTATCACAGGGGTGATAATCTGGATCAAACAGCTTCAGATCAGCAAACGAAAGAAGCTTAAAAAGGCTAAGCAACAAGTAACGATAGCATAG
- a CDS encoding transketolase family protein has protein sequence MSTEMLSSRIEADVKAADNIRILSAAMVESAKSGHPGGAMGGADFIHILYSEFLKSDPTDPHWINRDRFFLDPGHMSPMLYSVLSLNGYFSMEELKNFRQWGSPTPGHPEVDVIRGIENTSGPLGQGHAMAVGAAIAERFLCQRFGEWMSHKVYTYISDGGIQEEVSQGAGRIAGFLGLSNLIMFYDANEIQLSTTVEEVTSEDTKAKYEAWGWKVLVIDGHDTDAIRQALKEANQETEKPILIIGNTVMGKGAVSGDGASYEKKTSTHGQPLSKAGASFEKTVEGLGGDPQNPFVVFPEVVALYLQVKDSNLRYAQSKKEQQQEWAVQHPELAEKLEDFFSLNTATKVDFKTIEQVEGVATRAASAKVLSVFAQKVENMIVASADLSNSDKTDGFLKHTTAFKKGDFSGAFLHAGVSELTMACLANGMALHGGVIPVVGTFFVFSDYMKPAYRLSALMELPVKYVWTHDAFRVGEDGPTHQPVEHEAQIRLMEKLQNHKGENSMLALRPADAEETTVAWEMAINNIHTPTALILSRQNIPALPIEKEEAAKAKMGGYIVKDVSSPDVVLVGSGSEVSTLVAASSILKDYKARVVSVPSEGLFRRQTAAYQESVLPMSIPRFGLTAGLPVTLLELVGTNGKVVGLNHFGYSAPAEVLDDKFGFTPEKVASQIREFLGDK, from the coding sequence ATGTCTACTGAAATGCTATCGTCTCGGATAGAGGCAGATGTAAAAGCTGCTGACAATATCAGAATTCTGTCTGCTGCAATGGTTGAAAGTGCCAAGTCCGGACATCCGGGTGGCGCCATGGGAGGAGCTGATTTTATTCATATTCTTTACAGTGAATTCCTGAAGTCTGACCCAACAGATCCGCATTGGATCAACCGTGACCGCTTTTTCCTTGATCCAGGGCATATGTCTCCAATGCTGTACAGTGTACTCTCACTGAACGGTTACTTTTCAATGGAGGAGCTGAAAAATTTCAGGCAGTGGGGTAGTCCTACACCTGGACATCCTGAGGTCGATGTAATAAGAGGTATTGAAAATACCTCTGGACCATTGGGACAAGGTCATGCCATGGCGGTAGGAGCTGCCATTGCAGAGCGTTTTCTTTGTCAGCGCTTTGGAGAATGGATGTCACATAAGGTGTATACTTATATTTCTGATGGGGGAATTCAGGAAGAAGTATCACAGGGTGCCGGCAGGATAGCAGGATTTTTAGGGTTGAGTAACCTGATCATGTTTTATGATGCCAATGAGATTCAGCTTTCCACTACAGTGGAGGAAGTGACCAGCGAAGATACGAAAGCCAAATATGAAGCTTGGGGATGGAAAGTTCTGGTGATTGATGGACATGATACGGATGCCATCAGACAGGCACTTAAAGAAGCCAATCAGGAAACGGAAAAACCAATCCTGATTATAGGCAACACAGTTATGGGGAAAGGTGCGGTGAGTGGAGATGGAGCTTCCTATGAAAAGAAAACATCCACCCATGGTCAGCCTTTAAGTAAGGCAGGAGCTTCCTTTGAAAAAACAGTGGAAGGGTTAGGCGGAGACCCTCAAAACCCTTTCGTTGTATTCCCAGAAGTGGTGGCACTTTACCTGCAGGTGAAGGATAGCAATCTTCGTTATGCGCAAAGTAAAAAGGAGCAGCAGCAAGAATGGGCTGTACAGCACCCTGAACTTGCTGAAAAGTTGGAAGACTTTTTCAGCTTGAATACAGCAACCAAGGTCGATTTCAAGACAATTGAACAAGTTGAAGGAGTAGCGACAAGAGCCGCTTCAGCAAAGGTGCTATCTGTATTTGCGCAAAAGGTGGAGAATATGATTGTTGCTTCAGCTGATTTGAGTAACTCAGATAAGACAGATGGTTTTCTGAAACATACCACTGCCTTCAAGAAAGGTGATTTCTCTGGAGCATTTTTGCACGCAGGTGTTTCAGAATTGACAATGGCTTGCTTGGCAAACGGTATGGCGCTTCATGGAGGTGTAATTCCGGTAGTAGGTACGTTCTTTGTTTTCTCTGACTATATGAAGCCAGCTTACAGGCTATCGGCACTGATGGAGTTACCTGTCAAATATGTGTGGACACACGATGCCTTTAGGGTAGGGGAAGATGGACCAACACACCAGCCTGTGGAACATGAGGCACAGATCAGGCTGATGGAAAAGCTGCAAAACCACAAAGGAGAAAACAGTATGCTGGCATTGCGCCCTGCTGATGCAGAAGAAACGACTGTTGCTTGGGAAATGGCAATCAATAATATCCATACCCCAACAGCCTTGATTCTTTCAAGACAGAATATTCCGGCATTGCCTATTGAAAAAGAGGAGGCAGCTAAGGCAAAGATGGGAGGCTATATAGTGAAGGATGTGTCCTCACCAGATGTGGTACTAGTTGGTTCAGGTTCTGAAGTTTCAACGCTTGTGGCAGCTTCGTCAATTTTGAAAGACTACAAGGCAAGAGTGGTCTCAGTTCCATCAGAAGGCTTGTTCCGCAGGCAGACTGCTGCATATCAGGAGTCAGTACTTCCAATGTCCATTCCAAGGTTTGGACTTACAGCGGGACTTCCTGTTACATTATTGGAGCTGGTAGGGACCAATGGAAAGGTAGTAGGGTTAAATCACTTTGGATACTCGGCACCTGCCGAAGTATTGGATGATAAGTTTGGTTTTACACCTGAAAAGGTAGCAAGTCAGATAAGAGAATTTTTAGGAGATAAATAA
- the fsa gene encoding fructose-6-phosphate aldolase, with the protein MKFFIDTANLSEIQAAYDLGVLDGVTTNPSLMAKEGIAGEENVMAHYKAICDIVDDKVSAEVIATDFEGMVREGEELAAIDPKIVVKIPMTKEGIKAVKYFSSKGIRTNCTLIFSVGQALLAAKAGATYISPFLGRLDDISASGVGLIQEIKQVFDNYDFGTEILCASIRHTMHLVECAKLGADVATCPLSVIVGLSNHPLTDSGLAKFLADHASANNAPVGA; encoded by the coding sequence ATGAAATTTTTTATTGATACGGCAAACCTGAGTGAGATTCAGGCTGCTTATGATTTGGGTGTACTCGATGGAGTGACTACCAACCCTTCGCTGATGGCGAAAGAGGGAATCGCAGGTGAGGAAAATGTAATGGCTCACTACAAGGCAATCTGTGACATTGTGGATGACAAGGTAAGTGCAGAAGTAATTGCCACAGACTTTGAAGGCATGGTCCGTGAGGGAGAAGAGCTGGCTGCCATTGATCCTAAGATTGTGGTGAAAATCCCAATGACAAAGGAAGGGATTAAAGCCGTTAAGTACTTTTCTTCAAAAGGAATCCGTACCAACTGTACGTTGATCTTCTCTGTAGGACAGGCTTTGCTGGCAGCTAAAGCTGGGGCGACTTACATTTCTCCATTCTTGGGAAGACTGGATGATATTTCTGCATCAGGTGTGGGGCTGATTCAGGAAATCAAACAGGTCTTTGACAACTACGATTTCGGAACAGAAATCCTGTGTGCATCTATCCGTCACACGATGCACTTGGTAGAGTGTGCGAAACTGGGAGCCGATGTAGCAACTTGCCCATTGAGCGTAATTGTAGGGCTGAGCAATCACCCGCTGACTGATTCAGGACTGGCTAAGTTTTTGGCAGACCATGCATCTGCTAACAATGCGCCTGTAGGAGCATAA